The Nostoc sp. NIES-3756 DNA window AAACTTTGCTTACAAATACTTAAGTATGGAACCAAGATAAAAAGTGATTTGGTGATAGCTTGCGAAACTGAACTTTTGTTTAGCAGCTTAAACAGTCCGTTCTATCTTTGGAAAAATGGATACTTCAATAAAATTAATAAATAATTATGATAAGTTTATCGAGCCAACAAGAAGCCAATAGTATAACTAAAACCATTGATTTTACTGTTGCTATTCCTACATGGAATGGAGCAGAAAGATTACCACAGGTTTTGGATAGGCTTTTAGCTCAAACTGGAATAGAACGCCTACGCTGGGAAGTGATTGTTATCGATAATAACAGTAGCGATCGCACGCCTGAAGTAGTAAGAGATTACCAAACAAAATTTACTCAATGTGACTTAAAGTATTTTTTGGAATCACAACAAGGATTAACCTTTGCCAGACTCAGAGCCATAAATGAGGCTAAAGGTAAATTTGTTGCTTTTTTAGATGATGACAACCTAGCAGCACCTGATTGGATTTTACAATCTTATAACTTTGGTGAAGAACATTCACTTGCAGGTGCTTGGAGCGGTCAAATACACGGTGATTTTGAAGTAAAACCGCCAGATAATTTTTCCCAGATACAGGCTTTTTTAGCAGTTCGAGAACATGGACAAAAACCC harbors:
- the hpsE gene encoding hormogonium polysaccharide biosynthesis glycosyltransferase HpsE; translation: MISLSSQQEANSITKTIDFTVAIPTWNGAERLPQVLDRLLAQTGIERLRWEVIVIDNNSSDRTPEVVRDYQTKFTQCDLKYFLESQQGLTFARLRAINEAKGKFVAFLDDDNLAAPDWILQSYNFGEEHSLAGAWSGQIHGDFEVKPPDNFSQIQAFLAVREHGQKPYIFDAINLKLPPGAALVIRKQAWLESVPQNLVFKGRLGNLMVAGEDTEVLLHLHKSGWEIWYNPKMEIHHKIPHWRLEKNYLIKIARGCGLCIFQLRLINTRKSQLPLILLRTTLGNLRRIFHHIIKYKYNLGTDTIALVEVNFYLGSLMSPWCSLLFYFHRLINK